A genomic stretch from Anoplopoma fimbria isolate UVic2021 breed Golden Eagle Sablefish chromosome 8, Afim_UVic_2022, whole genome shotgun sequence includes:
- the nmu gene encoding neuromedin-U: protein MRTFQTQSQAAQRGASSSPLSLISSGSSSSMSLLSTASVALTALLLLSIPVCRSAPAELQHSTTDQRQLLSQIDAVCSSYLSADLKFWASDVLGELCVLMLVQKTKEVKVHENSKRTPMLHPLLHLVSQLHTRRERGISMRAELQGPGGIQSRGYFLYRPRNGRRSLEYK from the exons atgAGGACCTTCCAGACCCAGAGCCAGGCAGCGCAGCGCGGAGCCTCCAGCAGCCCGCTCAGCCTCATCagctccggcagcagcagctccatgAGTCTCCTCAGCACCGCCAGCGTCGCCCTCACagccctgctcctcctctccatcccagTCTGCAGAA GTGCTCCAGCAGAACTTCAGCATTCCACAACAGATCAGAGGCAGCTCCTCAGCCAG ATAGACGCCGTGTGCTCGTCCTACCTCTCTGCAGACCTCAAGTTTTGG GCATCTGATGTCTTAGGAGAACTCTGTGTCTTGATGCTGGTTCAGAAGACAAAG gAGGTGAAAGTGCACGAAAATAGTAAAAGG ACTCCAATGTTGCATCCTCTCCTGCATCTCGTTTCTCAACTCCACaccagaagagagagaggaatctCAATGCGC GCTGAACTCCAGGGACCTGGAGGAATCCAGAGCAGAGGTTACTTCCTCTATCGG CCACGAAATGGAAGACGATCCCTAGAATATAAGTAA